In SAR202 cluster bacterium, a genomic segment contains:
- a CDS encoding amidohydrolase: MNLSGSSTLHAVPGRATRALSEARMIVDSHAHAFPYMGSASGHRSAREHLKYVQHIMMSHHQPQRRVLDNAVAPSNTLWDGRDAALGAMHHVAFRAGDYGRFTWVSNDDEHYIQYFPPSLRDIVATPEQMVAQMDYLGVSKAVLQTGHLYGKLNTYIARAVQKYPHRFWGLAMVDEWKADHPSERRTVDHAVKELGLHALWFYSVALRQHRRAEALDDPAFFPFWRHVRKLGIPVFWSVSTSFPGADAYMAEMDAFGRWAHRYQDIPVVYTHGLPLGRFTKDGKISVPKEAWRALESKNVLLELLIPIAQGASWEYPFVEARPFIKEAYERLGPDRLVWGSDMPNVERHCTYRQSLDYLRLHCDFIPKADMEKITGKNTAKLFGAS; this comes from the coding sequence ATGAATCTATCCGGAAGCTCTACCCTTCATGCTGTCCCGGGCCGCGCCACGCGCGCCCTATCGGAGGCCAGAATGATTGTAGACTCCCATGCCCACGCCTTCCCTTACATGGGTAGCGCTTCCGGCCACCGCTCCGCGCGGGAGCACCTGAAGTACGTGCAGCACATCATGATGAGCCACCACCAGCCGCAGCGCCGCGTGCTGGACAACGCCGTCGCGCCCTCCAACACGCTGTGGGACGGCCGCGACGCGGCGCTGGGAGCGATGCACCACGTCGCGTTTCGCGCGGGCGATTACGGCCGCTTCACCTGGGTGTCCAACGACGACGAGCATTACATCCAGTACTTCCCTCCCTCTCTTCGCGACATTGTCGCCACGCCCGAGCAGATGGTCGCGCAGATGGACTACCTCGGCGTCTCGAAGGCGGTCCTGCAGACGGGCCACCTGTACGGCAAGCTGAACACCTACATCGCCAGGGCGGTCCAGAAGTACCCTCACCGCTTCTGGGGCCTGGCGATGGTGGACGAGTGGAAAGCGGACCACCCCAGCGAGCGCCGGACGGTGGACCACGCCGTAAAGGAGCTGGGCCTCCACGCGCTGTGGTTCTACTCCGTTGCGCTCCGCCAGCACCGGCGCGCCGAGGCGCTGGATGACCCGGCCTTCTTCCCATTCTGGCGCCACGTGCGCAAGCTGGGGATCCCTGTATTCTGGTCGGTGAGCACCTCGTTCCCCGGCGCGGACGCCTACATGGCGGAGATGGACGCCTTCGGCCGCTGGGCGCACCGGTACCAGGATATCCCCGTCGTGTACACGCATGGCCTTCCGCTCGGGCGCTTTACGAAGGACGGCAAGATTTCAGTCCCGAAAGAGGCCTGGCGCGCGCTGGAGTCAAAAAACGTGCTGCTGGAGCTGCTCATCCCGATCGCGCAGGGCGCATCGTGGGAGTACCCGTTCGTGGAGGCGCGGCCGTTCATAAAAGAGGCCTATGAGCGCCTGGGCCCGGACCGCCTGGTGTGGGGCTCGGACATGCCCAACGTGGAGCGCCACTGCACGTACAGGCAGTCGCTCGACTACTTGCGGCTGCACTGCGACTTCATTCCGAAGGCGGACATGGAGAAGATAACCGGCAAGAACACGGCGAAGCTGTTCGGGGCATCGTGA
- a CDS encoding amidohydrolase — protein MTIDFHTHIYPEWLRDQREKYLSRDATFGELFVSPKAKMATAQELIAAMDEDGVQASVVMGVGWTDQGLARDVNDYIIDAVRMYPGRIVGFGGVNPAWGDAAVTEAERCARAGLRGIGELHPDTQGFAIQERRAMEPLVEVLREYRLILTTHSSEPVGHLYQGKGHTTPDKLWAFIESFPDVKVVCAHWGGGLPFYALMPEVAEGLANVYFDTAASPFLYSAGIFRQATALVGAGKVLMASDFPLIRAKRILKQINEAALTPADRQKIVHDNAAALLGIA, from the coding sequence ATGACGATCGACTTCCATACCCATATCTACCCCGAGTGGCTGCGCGACCAGCGGGAGAAGTACCTGTCGCGCGATGCCACGTTCGGCGAGCTGTTCGTGAGCCCGAAGGCGAAGATGGCCACAGCCCAGGAGCTTATCGCCGCCATGGACGAGGACGGCGTGCAGGCCTCCGTGGTGATGGGCGTCGGCTGGACGGACCAGGGGCTGGCGCGGGACGTTAACGACTACATCATCGACGCCGTTCGTATGTACCCGGGCCGCATCGTCGGCTTCGGCGGCGTCAACCCGGCGTGGGGAGACGCCGCGGTCACCGAGGCTGAGCGCTGCGCCCGCGCAGGGCTGCGCGGCATCGGGGAGCTACACCCGGACACGCAGGGGTTCGCCATCCAGGAGAGGAGGGCGATGGAGCCGCTGGTTGAGGTGCTCCGGGAGTACCGGCTCATTCTCACCACGCACTCCTCCGAGCCCGTGGGCCACCTGTACCAGGGGAAGGGCCATACCACGCCGGACAAGCTGTGGGCGTTTATAGAGAGCTTCCCGGACGTGAAGGTGGTCTGCGCGCACTGGGGCGGCGGCCTGCCCTTCTACGCCCTCATGCCGGAGGTCGCCGAGGGTCTTGCGAACGTGTACTTCGACACGGCGGCTTCTCCATTCCTTTACAGCGCCGGCATCTTCCGGCAAGCGACGGCACTGGTGGGCGCCGGGAAGGTGCTCATGGCGAGCGACTTCCCCCTCATCCGCGCCAAACGCATCCTGAAGCAGATCAACGAGGCCGCTTTAACCCCTGCGGACAGGCAGAAGATCGTGCACGACAACGCGGCCGCGCTGCTGGGCATCGCCTGA
- a CDS encoding LppX_LprAFG lipoprotein: MEISVKRTVIVLSLIAIALFAIACSKGDPSPTPTQPPAATATAVPTSSPTPAPPTATPVANPPQAQEILGTSAKAMQALTAAHFDMAITMKVRSNDLTLDIPVSLVGDFQAPDRSKGLLKIAFAFLNVESQVISVGGTTYITNPTTGAWEVSPGASAVFSNPSEFFTADTSALTGLTLVGEETVGGVQTFHIRGKAISGTFGDASGSVDVDYWIGIQDGYVRKLEATGPINPGLELSHLLTGVNTTNASMVMRMTLSDFNKPVIIEAPIVAPPAPTPVAKQYPGAPATVIEPGKTYTATIELAKGGNIVIGLYSNLAPITVNNYVFLARDGYYNGVTFHRVIANFMAQSGDPTGTGTGSPGYTIPNEFSNELRHAQAGILSMANGGMPGGRPTNGSQFFITYGPTSWLDGLNPDGSPKSCSEPQVACHSVFGIVLEGMDVLRSIAPRDPAFATAPGDAIRSITIQEYAAGQGPDIPLPEAVKPAASDMADARYMHVAAALHDGRTLVVGGIGQSGPLSSTEIFDPATNRWTTTGGTSQPRAIHSGVTLKDGRVLVSGGLNAAATAYINLAEVFNPATGAWTVTGPMSEVRGGHSATLLGDGRVLIAGGSTGQATLKTAEIYDPATSVWTRVADMAHGRDGHSATLLANGKVLVAGGADETTSSLATTEVYDPATNSWSSAGNLAAARSSHTATLLPNGNVLVAGGGIDPVGVIGTTEIYDAVANKWTGGAGMSTPRAGHSAVALKDGKVMVMGGLDNTPAPIAAAEIYDSATGIWVPAMDMPSVRILHRTLLLSDGRVLSIGGVGVNSLLASIALYDPATGRWAEQ; encoded by the coding sequence ATGGAGATATCTGTGAAGCGCACCGTAATTGTCCTCTCCCTTATCGCAATTGCGCTATTCGCCATCGCCTGCTCGAAGGGCGACCCATCGCCGACGCCGACCCAGCCTCCGGCAGCGACGGCAACGGCCGTGCCGACAAGCTCGCCCACACCGGCGCCGCCCACAGCCACGCCGGTCGCCAACCCGCCCCAGGCGCAGGAGATACTGGGCACTTCTGCGAAGGCGATGCAGGCCCTGACTGCCGCGCACTTCGACATGGCCATAACAATGAAGGTCAGGAGCAATGACCTCACGCTCGATATACCGGTCTCACTGGTGGGAGACTTCCAGGCGCCGGACCGGTCGAAGGGCCTTCTCAAGATAGCCTTCGCGTTTCTTAACGTTGAATCGCAGGTCATTTCCGTCGGCGGCACCACCTACATCACCAACCCCACCACAGGCGCATGGGAGGTCAGCCCCGGCGCGTCCGCCGTATTCTCCAACCCGTCAGAGTTCTTCACGGCAGACACGTCTGCTTTGACCGGCCTCACGCTGGTTGGGGAAGAGACTGTAGGCGGCGTGCAGACCTTCCATATCCGCGGGAAGGCCATTTCCGGCACTTTCGGCGACGCCAGCGGCTCCGTGGACGTGGACTACTGGATCGGCATCCAGGACGGTTACGTCCGGAAGCTGGAGGCCACCGGGCCGATCAACCCCGGCCTGGAGCTTAGCCATCTCCTTACGGGCGTGAACACCACAAACGCCTCAATGGTCATGCGGATGACCCTCTCGGACTTCAACAAGCCGGTCATAATCGAAGCGCCGATCGTCGCCCCTCCCGCGCCGACGCCAGTGGCAAAGCAGTACCCGGGCGCGCCCGCGACGGTCATCGAGCCGGGGAAGACGTACACGGCCACGATAGAGCTGGCGAAGGGCGGCAACATCGTTATCGGCCTCTACTCCAACCTTGCGCCGATCACGGTCAACAACTACGTCTTTCTCGCGCGGGACGGCTACTACAACGGCGTCACGTTCCACCGCGTGATCGCTAACTTCATGGCGCAGTCCGGCGACCCCACGGGCACGGGCACCGGCAGCCCCGGCTACACCATCCCCAACGAGTTCAGCAACGAGCTGCGGCACGCCCAGGCCGGGATACTTTCCATGGCCAACGGGGGCATGCCCGGCGGCCGCCCCACAAACGGCAGCCAGTTCTTCATCACCTACGGGCCAACGTCATGGCTGGACGGCCTTAACCCGGACGGCAGCCCCAAGAGCTGCTCAGAGCCCCAGGTGGCGTGCCATTCCGTCTTCGGAATCGTCCTTGAAGGGATGGACGTGCTGCGCTCGATCGCGCCGCGCGACCCGGCATTCGCGACGGCGCCGGGAGACGCAATCAGGTCGATTACTATCCAGGAGTACGCGGCCGGGCAGGGCCCGGATATCCCCCTGCCGGAGGCCGTCAAGCCTGCCGCCAGTGACATGGCAGACGCACGGTATATGCATGTCGCCGCGGCGCTACACGACGGCAGGACACTGGTGGTGGGCGGCATCGGCCAGAGCGGCCCCCTATCCTCCACGGAAATCTTTGACCCGGCAACCAACCGGTGGACAACCACCGGAGGCACCTCGCAGCCGCGAGCCATCCATTCCGGCGTGACGCTCAAGGACGGCAGGGTCCTCGTTTCCGGAGGCCTCAATGCAGCCGCTACCGCGTACATTAACCTGGCGGAGGTCTTCAACCCTGCCACCGGCGCGTGGACGGTGACCGGCCCCATGTCTGAAGTGAGGGGCGGACACTCGGCAACACTGCTGGGCGACGGCCGCGTGCTGATTGCGGGCGGTTCCACCGGCCAGGCGACGCTGAAGACAGCGGAGATATACGACCCCGCCACGAGCGTGTGGACCAGGGTGGCGGATATGGCGCACGGGCGGGACGGCCATTCGGCCACTTTGCTTGCGAATGGGAAGGTGCTGGTTGCTGGAGGCGCAGATGAAACGACGAGCTCCCTGGCGACGACGGAGGTCTATGACCCGGCGACAAATTCGTGGTCGAGCGCGGGCAACCTCGCGGCCGCCCGATCATCGCACACCGCCACACTGCTTCCCAACGGCAATGTGCTGGTTGCAGGGGGCGGCATCGATCCTGTTGGGGTGATAGGCACGACGGAGATCTACGATGCCGTGGCTAACAAGTGGACAGGCGGCGCCGGCATGTCCACCCCGCGGGCCGGGCACAGCGCGGTGGCGCTGAAGGACGGAAAGGTGATGGTCATGGGCGGGCTGGACAATACACCGGCGCCCATAGCCGCGGCTGAGATCTACGACTCCGCCACAGGCATCTGGGTGCCGGCGATGGACATGCCCAGCGTGCGCATTCTTCACAGGACGCTGTTGCTCAGTGACGGCCGCGTGCTCTCAATAGGTGGCGTTGGCGTTAACTCCCTGCTGGCCTCCATTGCCTTATACGACCCGGCGACAGGCCGCTGGGCGGAGCAGTGA
- a CDS encoding GTP 3',8-cyclase MoaA — MPAEIFGERYEFLPKPDLLTFEEITRLTRMFVGMGAAKVRLTGGEPLVRNQVETLVGMLAKIEASPHLSRGGTSSPGGRGESGKSLIPHLSPERDILSRGERNTEMKPAGIDLTMTTNGYLLAQKAQALKDAGLHRVTVSLDSLDDAVFRKMNGRSFGTERVLAGIAEAERVGLTPIKINSVVQRGVNDHTIVDLAKFMKDRGHILRFIEYMDVGTRNDWKLDQVVTADEIVARIDAAMPLEPIESNYWGEVALRFRYRDGGGEIGIIASVTKPFCGDCTRLRLSPEGKMYTCLFAGSGVDLRGPMRAGATDSELREIFMGTWRKRDDRYSEERTSLTQPRRKKVEMYHIGG; from the coding sequence ATGCCCGCCGAGATATTCGGCGAGCGATACGAGTTCCTGCCGAAGCCGGACCTCCTCACCTTCGAGGAGATCACGCGCCTCACCCGGATGTTCGTCGGCATGGGCGCGGCCAAGGTGCGCCTGACCGGCGGCGAGCCGCTCGTGCGAAACCAGGTGGAAACACTGGTAGGGATGCTGGCGAAGATTGAGGCGAGCCCTCACCTGTCCCGGGGCGGGACATCCTCTCCCGGGGGGAGAGGAGAAAGTGGAAAAAGTCTCATCCCTCACCTGTCGCCGGAGCGCGACATCCTCTCCCGGGGGGAGAGGAACACAGAGATGAAACCCGCCGGTATCGACCTCACCATGACCACCAACGGCTACCTGCTCGCCCAGAAGGCCCAGGCGCTCAAGGACGCCGGCCTCCACCGGGTGACCGTCAGCCTGGACAGCCTGGACGACGCCGTATTCCGCAAGATGAACGGCCGCAGCTTCGGCACGGAGCGCGTGCTGGCAGGCATCGCCGAGGCGGAGCGTGTCGGCCTGACCCCGATCAAGATCAACTCCGTCGTCCAGCGAGGCGTGAATGACCACACCATCGTGGACCTGGCGAAGTTTATGAAGGACCGGGGCCACATCCTGCGGTTCATCGAGTATATGGACGTTGGCACGCGGAACGACTGGAAGCTGGACCAGGTTGTGACGGCGGACGAGATCGTGGCACGGATAGACGCGGCAATGCCGCTGGAGCCCATCGAGAGCAACTACTGGGGCGAAGTGGCGCTGCGGTTCCGTTACCGGGACGGCGGCGGGGAGATCGGCATCATCGCCTCGGTCACCAAGCCGTTCTGCGGGGACTGCACGAGGCTGCGCCTCTCGCCCGAAGGGAAGATGTACACGTGCCTGTTCGCGGGCAGCGGCGTAGACCTCCGCGGTCCCATGCGCGCCGGCGCCACAGACAGCGAGCTGCGCGAGATCTTCATGGGCACGTGGCGCAAGCGCGACGACCGCTACTCCGAGGAGCGCACCTCGCTCACCCAGCCCCGCCGCAAGAAAGTGGAGATGTACCACATTGGGGGGTGA
- a CDS encoding XTP/dITP diphosphatase — MKNLLIATTNKGKVKELTEMLTGYPVKVLSLADVGITTDVEETGETFEENAVLKARAYADLSGLATLADDSGLEVEALGGEPGVRSARYAGVGASDDRKIAFLLEKLKNVKAGARRARFRSVIAVCWDDDRLDIFEGECHGEIAFEPRGSNGFGYDPIFLFPELGKTMAELPPKEKNRRSHRGAAFRKAATALKRWAGA; from the coding sequence ATGAAAAACCTTCTAATCGCGACGACGAACAAAGGTAAGGTCAAGGAGCTGACCGAGATGCTGACCGGTTACCCGGTGAAGGTGCTCTCGCTCGCGGATGTGGGCATCACGACGGACGTGGAGGAGACGGGTGAGACTTTTGAGGAGAACGCGGTGCTCAAGGCCCGCGCCTACGCAGACCTGAGCGGCCTGGCGACGCTTGCCGACGACTCGGGGCTGGAGGTGGAGGCGCTCGGCGGCGAGCCGGGCGTGCGCTCGGCCAGGTACGCCGGCGTGGGCGCCTCGGACGACCGTAAAATTGCTTTTTTGCTTGAGAAGTTGAAGAATGTAAAGGCAGGCGCCCGGCGCGCCCGGTTCCGGAGCGTAATTGCGGTCTGCTGGGATGACGACCGCCTGGACATCTTCGAAGGCGAATGCCACGGCGAGATTGCGTTCGAGCCGCGCGGCAGCAACGGCTTCGGCTACGACCCGATTTTCCTGTTCCCGGAGCTTGGCAAGACGATGGCGGAGCTGCCGCCGAAAGAGAAGAACCGCCGGAGCCATCGCGGCGCAGCGTTCCGCAAGGCCGCCACGGCGCTGAAGCGCTGGGCGGGGGCGTAG
- a CDS encoding fructose-bisphosphate aldolase class I produces the protein MDLKQLTLTARDLVAPGKGILAADESAPTIKKRFDSIKVESTEDNRRIYREMLFRTEGASQYISGVILYDETLRQKAADGTPLVKVLQSQGVIPGIKVDKSTKPLAGAENEVVTEGLDGLRERLKEYYDLGARFTKWRAVITIGKNIPSRYCIEVNAHALARYAALSQEANLVPIVEPEVLMDGEHTIERCYEVTEATLRETFHELAKQRVVLEGMLLKPNMVVAGTESPAGRARTEDVAEKTVTCFKHTVPSAVPGIVFLSGGQGDEEATVNLNAINQYAAKAGAPWKLSYSYGRGLQAAPLKAWAGKPENIVRAQRAYHHRAQLTSAAALGKYTPDMEKEPVKA, from the coding sequence ATGGACCTCAAGCAACTGACCCTGACCGCAAGGGACCTGGTCGCGCCCGGCAAGGGTATCCTTGCCGCAGACGAGAGCGCGCCCACAATAAAGAAGCGCTTCGATTCCATAAAGGTGGAGTCCACGGAAGACAACCGCCGCATCTACAGGGAGATGCTCTTCCGAACGGAAGGGGCCTCCCAGTACATCAGCGGCGTAATCCTGTACGACGAGACGCTGCGCCAGAAGGCCGCGGACGGCACGCCGCTGGTGAAGGTGCTTCAAAGCCAGGGTGTCATTCCCGGCATCAAGGTGGACAAGAGCACCAAGCCGCTCGCGGGCGCCGAGAACGAGGTCGTCACCGAGGGCCTGGACGGCCTGCGAGAGCGGCTGAAGGAATACTACGACCTTGGCGCCCGCTTCACGAAGTGGCGCGCGGTCATTACCATCGGAAAGAACATCCCGAGCCGGTACTGCATTGAGGTCAACGCCCACGCGCTGGCGCGGTACGCCGCCCTCAGCCAGGAGGCGAACCTGGTGCCGATCGTCGAGCCCGAGGTGCTGATGGACGGCGAGCACACTATCGAGCGCTGCTACGAGGTCACGGAGGCGACCCTGCGGGAGACCTTCCACGAGCTGGCCAAGCAGCGGGTGGTGCTCGAAGGAATGCTCCTGAAGCCGAACATGGTCGTCGCAGGCACAGAGTCGCCGGCGGGCCGCGCCAGGACTGAGGACGTTGCGGAGAAGACGGTCACGTGCTTCAAGCACACCGTGCCGTCCGCCGTGCCGGGCATCGTCTTCCTTTCCGGCGGCCAGGGCGACGAGGAGGCCACGGTCAACCTGAACGCCATCAACCAGTACGCCGCGAAGGCGGGAGCGCCGTGGAAGCTCAGCTACTCATACGGCCGCGGCCTGCAGGCAGCCCCGCTCAAGGCCTGGGCTGGCAAGCCTGAGAACATCGTCCGCGCGCAGAGGGCCTACCACCACCGCGCGCAGTTGACGAGCGCTGCGGCGCTGGGCAAGTACACTCCGGACATGGAGAAAGAGCCCGTCAAGGCTTAG
- a CDS encoding fructose-1,6-bisphosphatase, which produces MTSTIGYRTLGEFMGAALKGNAQLEGLTEVVSAIAKGTILVQKQVQASCIAGVVGATGTTNVHGEAVQKLDAAGSDIFVDVLTRSGRVAAVGSEELETPALAGDGPQQSYIIQMDPVDGSSNIDVAISIGSIFGIWKRKPGEKVTQASLLRKGSEQVAAAYAIYGSCTLLVVATQNSVNGFTLDTATGEFALTHPGITIPRKCEYYSANDGNFKNWDSATQKAITTLRDAHSQRYVGSLVADFHRNLLKGGIFLYPGDKKSPEGKLRLMYEANPLGYVAEQAGGAASSGTKRILDIQPSDNHQKTPLILGNKDVVEKVVSILAAG; this is translated from the coding sequence ATGACCAGCACGATCGGCTACCGGACTCTGGGGGAGTTCATGGGCGCGGCTCTGAAGGGCAATGCGCAGCTTGAGGGCCTCACCGAGGTGGTCAGCGCGATCGCGAAGGGCACTATCCTCGTGCAAAAGCAGGTCCAGGCCTCCTGCATTGCGGGAGTCGTCGGCGCCACGGGCACAACGAACGTGCACGGCGAGGCGGTCCAGAAGCTGGACGCCGCCGGCTCGGACATCTTCGTAGACGTGCTCACTCGTTCAGGCAGGGTGGCGGCGGTAGGCTCAGAAGAGCTCGAAACCCCTGCGCTGGCAGGCGATGGACCACAGCAGAGCTACATCATCCAGATGGACCCGGTGGACGGCTCCTCCAACATAGATGTCGCGATCAGCATAGGCTCCATCTTCGGGATCTGGAAACGGAAGCCAGGTGAGAAAGTCACCCAGGCCTCCCTGCTTCGAAAGGGCAGCGAACAGGTTGCCGCCGCTTACGCCATCTACGGGTCATGCACGCTGCTCGTCGTTGCAACACAGAACAGCGTCAACGGCTTCACTCTCGATACCGCCACCGGCGAGTTCGCGCTTACTCACCCCGGCATTACCATCCCCAGGAAGTGCGAGTACTACAGCGCGAACGACGGCAATTTCAAGAATTGGGACTCGGCCACCCAGAAGGCGATCACCACCCTGCGCGACGCCCACTCGCAGCGCTACGTGGGCTCGCTGGTGGCGGACTTCCACCGCAACCTGCTCAAGGGCGGCATATTCCTCTACCCGGGCGACAAGAAGAGTCCGGAAGGGAAGCTGAGGCTGATGTACGAGGCCAACCCCCTTGGGTACGTGGCCGAGCAGGCCGGCGGCGCAGCGTCGTCCGGCACGAAGCGCATCCTGGACATCCAGCCCTCAGATAACCACCAGAAGACGCCGCTCATCCTGGGCAATAAGGACGTAGTTGAAAAAGTTGTGTCAATCCTCGCCGCGGGATAG
- a CDS encoding Uma2 family endonuclease, producing MQSPVLKFTYEDYVLLPEGDRRELIGGDFYVVPAPNNKHQEVVGNLYLALRQFLKKHRLGVVMLSPTDVMFSKMDVVQPDLLFIAEDRRTILTGSKVEGAPDLIIEVLSLGTVGRDRKLKLDLYARYGVKEYWMVDPEKETVQVLQLGPRGKESLRTFTSGNVASTIINGFEMPVEEIFVRS from the coding sequence ATGCAAAGTCCCGTGTTGAAGTTCACGTATGAGGACTACGTGCTGTTGCCGGAAGGCGACCGCCGCGAGCTCATAGGGGGAGACTTCTACGTGGTACCAGCGCCGAATAACAAACACCAGGAAGTAGTCGGCAATCTGTATCTCGCGCTGAGGCAGTTTCTGAAGAAGCATCGCCTCGGAGTGGTGATGCTTTCGCCGACCGATGTAATGTTCTCAAAGATGGATGTTGTGCAGCCGGACCTTCTGTTTATCGCCGAGGACAGGCGAACGATCCTCACGGGCTCCAAGGTCGAAGGCGCCCCCGATCTGATTATCGAGGTCCTCTCACTTGGGACAGTGGGGCGGGACAGGAAGTTGAAGCTCGACCTCTATGCCCGGTACGGAGTGAAGGAGTACTGGATGGTCGACCCGGAAAAGGAGACCGTGCAGGTGCTGCAGCTTGGGCCGAGGGGCAAGGAGTCTCTGCGCACTTTCACTTCCGGCAACGTTGCTTCGACCATTATTAACGGCTTCGAGATGCCCGTCGAAGAGATATTCGTCAGGTCCTGA
- a CDS encoding PspA/IM30 family protein → MGMLSRMSMIFKSKVNKVLDRHEDPNETLDYSYEKLMEMLRDVKRGVVEMVTAKRRLELQSAKVQESITKLDLQARKSLEVGREDLARLALERKQAAIAELQGLEQQVSGLEIEQEKLTQAEQRLQAKIAAFRTKKEIIKAQYSAVQAQVRIGSAMSGVGEEISDVAMAIERAENKTETLRAKAGAIDELVASGVLDSPLEGGKDDIDRQLAQMTTRASVDAELEQIKASLGPGKSSSTAGLKPGTTGVEPKKLPEGQ, encoded by the coding sequence ATGGGAATGTTGTCCCGCATGTCGATGATCTTCAAGTCCAAGGTTAACAAGGTCCTGGACCGCCACGAGGACCCGAACGAGACTCTGGACTACTCGTACGAAAAGCTTATGGAGATGCTGCGAGACGTAAAGCGCGGCGTCGTTGAAATGGTGACCGCCAAGCGCCGCCTTGAGCTGCAGTCCGCCAAGGTGCAGGAGAGCATCACCAAGCTGGACCTGCAGGCCCGCAAGTCGCTCGAGGTCGGCCGCGAGGACCTTGCCCGCCTGGCGCTGGAGCGCAAGCAGGCGGCCATAGCGGAGCTCCAGGGGTTGGAGCAGCAGGTATCCGGCCTGGAGATCGAGCAGGAGAAGCTCACGCAGGCAGAGCAGCGCCTGCAGGCCAAGATCGCCGCCTTCCGCACGAAGAAGGAGATCATAAAGGCCCAGTACAGCGCCGTGCAGGCCCAGGTGCGCATCGGCTCCGCCATGTCCGGGGTAGGCGAAGAGATTAGTGATGTGGCGATGGCCATTGAGAGGGCGGAGAACAAGACGGAAACACTTCGCGCCAAGGCCGGGGCAATCGACGAGCTGGTCGCGTCCGGTGTCCTTGACAGCCCGCTGGAGGGGGGCAAGGACGACATCGACCGGCAGCTGGCGCAGATGACCACGCGCGCCAGCGTGGACGCAGAGCTGGAGCAGATAAAGGCGAGCCTTGGGCCGGGCAAAAGCAGCTCAACCGCGGGCCTGAAACCGGGCACAACTGGAGTGGAGCCCAAGAAGCTCCCGGAGGGGCAATAA
- a CDS encoding dihydrodipicolinate synthase family protein, which produces MITVEEAKRKMRGVTIPLATIFKDDLSLDLEATKANIQWIVDQGAGPGNTIFIACGSGGDFTVMNTDERKAVIKATADIATKAKIPSFASVQSTDIRTTIELCKHCEDVGIDIVQMSSAYYYDVKQGDLIAWYEECAKHTKVGFAAYSHHYSGSKYDMTMDVAERLLQVPNTVAVKWGSPNIANYLAGFKLFVPRVAVVNNGPLSIYGHQMGVKAWVSHVPNFFPQHSWRVHSLMEKGKYQEAQAVFDDFMDPYSKIRGAIGAQTAGEGVFVRPFMAEVGLKAGRSRLPSRDEVVTPQIRADVKKLLASAKSAVGK; this is translated from the coding sequence ATGATCACGGTCGAAGAGGCAAAGAGAAAGATGCGCGGGGTAACCATACCCCTGGCGACCATCTTCAAGGACGACCTTTCCCTGGACCTGGAGGCGACCAAAGCCAACATCCAGTGGATAGTGGACCAGGGCGCCGGTCCGGGCAACACCATCTTCATCGCGTGCGGCTCCGGCGGCGACTTCACTGTCATGAACACCGACGAGCGCAAGGCCGTGATCAAGGCCACCGCGGATATTGCGACGAAGGCCAAGATTCCCTCCTTCGCCAGCGTGCAGAGCACCGACATCCGCACCACGATCGAACTGTGCAAGCATTGTGAGGATGTCGGCATCGATATTGTGCAGATGAGCTCTGCTTACTACTACGACGTGAAGCAGGGCGACCTGATCGCCTGGTACGAGGAGTGCGCCAAGCACACGAAGGTCGGCTTCGCCGCATACAGCCACCACTACAGCGGCTCCAAGTACGACATGACGATGGATGTTGCTGAGCGCCTCCTCCAGGTGCCCAACACCGTCGCCGTCAAGTGGGGCTCTCCCAACATTGCCAACTACCTGGCCGGCTTCAAGCTATTCGTCCCGCGCGTTGCCGTCGTAAACAACGGTCCTCTGTCTATCTACGGCCACCAGATGGGCGTGAAGGCGTGGGTCAGTCACGTCCCCAACTTCTTCCCCCAGCACTCGTGGCGAGTCCACAGCCTCATGGAGAAGGGCAAGTACCAGGAGGCCCAGGCGGTCTTCGACGATTTTATGGACCCGTACAGCAAGATCCGCGGCGCAATCGGAGCGCAGACAGCCGGCGAGGGCGTCTTCGTGCGGCCGTTCATGGCCGAGGTCGGCCTCAAGGCGGGCAGGTCGCGCCTGCCGTCGCGTGACGAAGTTGTTACGCCGCAGATCCGCGCAGACGTCAAGAAGCTGCTGGCCAGCGCCAAGAGCGCGGTCGGCAAGTAG